One part of the Mya arenaria isolate MELC-2E11 chromosome 3, ASM2691426v1 genome encodes these proteins:
- the LOC128228137 gene encoding major facilitator superfamily domain-containing protein 12-like isoform X1, with protein sequence MSEKTPLLGGKGGGRLSMGQKFAYSVGHVLNDLTASMWFSYMIIYFHQVKSFNNGLAGDLVLIGQISDAIFTPFIGYESDRVKGCFNMGKRKTWHFIGTLCVALSFPFLFVGCITCDDAQDIPQFMYYAPFVVIFQFGWAATQINHLSLIPDLTDCQNERTGLNGSRYAFTVLSNIVVYGIAWLIFDLGQSGSDKLSFEDKEKFRLLVLIVVGIGVLFSVIFHIGVREHPKEYREHGDSFSSTTNLSSLEKSTLKKLSMSWKCWLKEHQFYQVALIYMSTRLVVNVSQVYLPMYITETIMMDKDSIAIIPLIVYVSGFVTSLAMKYTNKLFGRKMTYLMGIVFTAGASVAFYLLPQGSKLVYLPAVLSGIGGSTMLVTSLAMTADLIKDNTESSAFVYGAMSFTDKLSNGAAIAIIQQLHPCPDRHTFKQYPWNTGGCCPACVEYFRSVMTWVPGGFATLAFIALMTLLPQTLGHRSKQAAVLKPVLSRNKNREIMVNGNGTRDCIVPDASYESEDGEHEVEEIGYISEEEENCYNSEKAENGYISGKAENSTVSKEAENGSISETAENCYNSEKEENVCISKEAENGSISETAENCYNSEKEENGCISEEARNGYISEEAINGSISGEARNGSISEDAGNMEARNSLISEDAGNEEARNGYISEEARNGSISEEARNGLISEEVGNEEERNANIPKEAENGFISEQAGNG encoded by the exons ATGTCAGAGAAGACTCCATTATTGGGGGGAAAGGGTGGTGGCCGCCTGTCAATGGGTCAGAAATTTGCGTACAGCGTGGGACACGTGTTGAATGATCTCACAGCGTCTATGTGGTTCTCGTACATGATCATCTACTTCCATCAGGTGAAAAGTTTCAACAACGGTCTGGCAGGAGATCTCGTCCTGATCGGACAGATCAGTGATGCCATATTTACGCCATTCATAGGATATGAATCTGACCGTGTCAAGGGATGTTTCAATATGGGGAAGCGGAAAACATGGCATTTCATag GGACCCTTTGTGTAGCCCTTAGCTTCCCGTTCCTGTTTGTGGGCTGTATAACATGTGATGATGCGCAGGACATTCCACAGTTTATGTACTACGCCCCGTTTGTAGTGATATTCCAGTTTGGCTGGGCTGCGACTCAGATAAACCACCTCTCCCTCATCCCGGACCTCACAGACTGCCAGAATGAGAGGACGGGCCTCAATGGATCCAG ATACGCGTTTACTGTGCTGTCCAACATAGTAGTGTACGGTATCGCTTGGCTGATCTTCGACCTCGGCCAATCCGGGTCTGATAAACTCTCATTTGAGGACAAGGAGAAATTCAGG CTGTTGGTGCTGATAGTGGTGGGGATCGGGGTGCTGTTCAGTGTGATATTCCACATAGGTGTAAGGGAACACCCCAAGGAGTACCGGGAGCATGGAGACTCCTTCTCAAGCACAACGAATCTCTCGTCTCTCGAGAAGTCAACGCTGAAAAAACTGTCTATGTCCTGGAAATGCTGGCTAAAGGAACATCAATTCTACCAG gtTGCACTGATATATATGTCCACCCGTCTAGTGGTCAATGTTTCACAAGTATACCTGCCCATGTACATCACAGAAACCATCATGATGGACAAG GATTCCATAGCAATTATACCATTGATTGTGTATGTCAGTGGGTTCGTGACATCATTAGCCATGAAGTATACCAACAAATTGTTTGGAAGAAAG ATGACATATTTGATGGGTATCGTCTTCACAGCAGGGGCCAGTGTGGCATTTTACCTGCTGCCCCAGGGGAGCAAACTTGTGTATTTGCCAGCTGTTCTTAGTGGTATAGGAGGATCTACCATGCTAGTTACCTCCCTTGCCATGACTGCAGATCTGATTAAGGACAACACT GAAAGCAGTGCTTTTGTGTATGGTGCCATGAGTTTTACAGACAAACTGTCCAATGGTGCCGCCATCGCTATCATTCAACAACTCCATCCATGTCCTGA CAGGCACACTTTCAAACAATATCCATGGAACACTGG AGGGTGCTGCCCGGCGTGTGTGGAGTACTTCCGGTCAGTGATGACATGGGTCCCTGGAGGATTTGCAACCCTGGCATTCATCGCCCTTATGACATTACTGCCTCAAACTCTCGGCCATCGTAGCAAACAAG CAGCAGTATTGAAACCTGTACTTAGCCGCAATAAAAACAGGGAAATAATGGTGAACGGTAATGGAACCAGGGACTGTATTGTTCCGGATGCCAGTTATGAAAGTGAGGACGGTGAACATG AGGTGGAAGAAATTGGCTATATTTCAGAAGAGGAAGAAAATTGCTATAATTCAGAAAAGGCAGAAAATGGCTATATTTCAGGAAAAGCAGAAAATTCAACTGTTTCTAAAGAGGCAGAAAATGGCTCTATTTCAGAAACAGCAGAAAATTGCTATAATTCAGAAAAGgaagaaaatgtttgtatcTCAAAAGAGGCAGAAAATGGCTCTATTTCAGAAACGGCAGAAAATTGCTATAATtcagaaaaagaagaaaatggaTGTATTTCAGAAGAAGCAAGAAATGGCTATATTTCAGAAGAGGCAATAAATGGTTCTATTTCAGGAGAGGCAAGAAATGGCTCTATTTCAGAAGATGCAGGAAACATGGAGGCAAGAAATAGCTTAATTTCAGAAGATGCAGGAAATGAAGAGGCAAGAAATGGCTATATTTCAGAAGAGGCAAGAAATGGCTCTATTTCAGAAGAGGCAAGAAATGGCTTAATTTCAGAAGAGGTAGGAAATGAAGAGGAAAGAAATGCCAATATTCCAAAAGAGGCAGAAAATGGCTTTATTTCAGAACAGGCAGGAAATGGCTAA
- the LOC128228137 gene encoding major facilitator superfamily domain-containing protein 12-like isoform X7, translating into MSEKTPLLGGKGGGRLSMGQKFAYSVGHVLNDLTASMWFSYMIIYFHQVKSFNNGLAGDLVLIGQISDAIFTPFIGYESDRVKGCFNMGKRKTWHFIGTLCVALSFPFLFVGCITCDDAQDIPQFMYYAPFVVIFQFGWAATQINHLSLIPDLTDCQNERTGLNGSRYAFTVLSNIVVYGIAWLIFDLGQSGSDKLSFEDKEKFRLLVLIVVGIGVLFSVIFHIGVREHPKEYREHGDSFSSTTNLSSLEKSTLKKLSMSWKCWLKEHQFYQVALIYMSTRLVVNVSQVYLPMYITETIMMDKDSIAIIPLIVYVSGFVTSLAMKYTNKLFGRKMTYLMGIVFTAGASVAFYLLPQGSKLVYLPAVLSGIGGSTMLVTSLAMTADLIKDNTESSAFVYGAMSFTDKLSNGAAIAIIQQLHPCPDRHTFKQYPWNTGGCCPACVEYFRSVMTWVPGGFATLAFIALMTLLPQTLGHRSKQAAVLKPVLSRNKNREIMVNGNGTRDCIVPDASYESEDGEHGQHPYT; encoded by the exons ATGTCAGAGAAGACTCCATTATTGGGGGGAAAGGGTGGTGGCCGCCTGTCAATGGGTCAGAAATTTGCGTACAGCGTGGGACACGTGTTGAATGATCTCACAGCGTCTATGTGGTTCTCGTACATGATCATCTACTTCCATCAGGTGAAAAGTTTCAACAACGGTCTGGCAGGAGATCTCGTCCTGATCGGACAGATCAGTGATGCCATATTTACGCCATTCATAGGATATGAATCTGACCGTGTCAAGGGATGTTTCAATATGGGGAAGCGGAAAACATGGCATTTCATag GGACCCTTTGTGTAGCCCTTAGCTTCCCGTTCCTGTTTGTGGGCTGTATAACATGTGATGATGCGCAGGACATTCCACAGTTTATGTACTACGCCCCGTTTGTAGTGATATTCCAGTTTGGCTGGGCTGCGACTCAGATAAACCACCTCTCCCTCATCCCGGACCTCACAGACTGCCAGAATGAGAGGACGGGCCTCAATGGATCCAG ATACGCGTTTACTGTGCTGTCCAACATAGTAGTGTACGGTATCGCTTGGCTGATCTTCGACCTCGGCCAATCCGGGTCTGATAAACTCTCATTTGAGGACAAGGAGAAATTCAGG CTGTTGGTGCTGATAGTGGTGGGGATCGGGGTGCTGTTCAGTGTGATATTCCACATAGGTGTAAGGGAACACCCCAAGGAGTACCGGGAGCATGGAGACTCCTTCTCAAGCACAACGAATCTCTCGTCTCTCGAGAAGTCAACGCTGAAAAAACTGTCTATGTCCTGGAAATGCTGGCTAAAGGAACATCAATTCTACCAG gtTGCACTGATATATATGTCCACCCGTCTAGTGGTCAATGTTTCACAAGTATACCTGCCCATGTACATCACAGAAACCATCATGATGGACAAG GATTCCATAGCAATTATACCATTGATTGTGTATGTCAGTGGGTTCGTGACATCATTAGCCATGAAGTATACCAACAAATTGTTTGGAAGAAAG ATGACATATTTGATGGGTATCGTCTTCACAGCAGGGGCCAGTGTGGCATTTTACCTGCTGCCCCAGGGGAGCAAACTTGTGTATTTGCCAGCTGTTCTTAGTGGTATAGGAGGATCTACCATGCTAGTTACCTCCCTTGCCATGACTGCAGATCTGATTAAGGACAACACT GAAAGCAGTGCTTTTGTGTATGGTGCCATGAGTTTTACAGACAAACTGTCCAATGGTGCCGCCATCGCTATCATTCAACAACTCCATCCATGTCCTGA CAGGCACACTTTCAAACAATATCCATGGAACACTGG AGGGTGCTGCCCGGCGTGTGTGGAGTACTTCCGGTCAGTGATGACATGGGTCCCTGGAGGATTTGCAACCCTGGCATTCATCGCCCTTATGACATTACTGCCTCAAACTCTCGGCCATCGTAGCAAACAAG CAGCAGTATTGAAACCTGTACTTAGCCGCAATAAAAACAGGGAAATAATGGTGAACGGTAATGGAACCAGGGACTGTATTGTTCCGGATGCCAGTTATGAAAGTGAGGACGGTGAACATGGTCAGCACCCCTATACATAG
- the LOC128228137 gene encoding major facilitator superfamily domain-containing protein 12-like isoform X5 has protein sequence MSEKTPLLGGKGGGRLSMGQKFAYSVGHVLNDLTASMWFSYMIIYFHQVKSFNNGLAGDLVLIGQISDAIFTPFIGYESDRVKGCFNMGKRKTWHFIGTLCVALSFPFLFVGCITCDDAQDIPQFMYYAPFVVIFQFGWAATQINHLSLIPDLTDCQNERTGLNGSRYAFTVLSNIVVYGIAWLIFDLGQSGSDKLSFEDKEKFRLLVLIVVGIGVLFSVIFHIGVREHPKEYREHGDSFSSTTNLSSLEKSTLKKLSMSWKCWLKEHQFYQVALIYMSTRLVVNVSQVYLPMYITETIMMDKDSIAIIPLIVYVSGFVTSLAMKYTNKLFGRKMTYLMGIVFTAGASVAFYLLPQGSKLVYLPAVLSGIGGSTMLVTSLAMTADLIKDNTESSAFVYGAMSFTDKLSNGAAIAIIQQLHPCPDRHTFKQYPWNTGGCCPACVEYFRSVMTWVPGGFATLAFIALMTLLPQTLGHRSKQAVLKPVLSRNKNREIMVNGNGTRDCIVPDASYEKVEEIGYISEEEENCYNSEKAENGYISGKAENSTVSKEAENGSISETAENCYNSEKEENVCISKEAENGSISETAENCYNSEKEENGCISEEARNGYISEEAINGSISGEARNGSISEDAGNMEARNSLISEDAGNEEARNGYISEEARNGSISEEARNGLISEEVGNEEERNANIPKEAENGFISEQAGNG, from the exons ATGTCAGAGAAGACTCCATTATTGGGGGGAAAGGGTGGTGGCCGCCTGTCAATGGGTCAGAAATTTGCGTACAGCGTGGGACACGTGTTGAATGATCTCACAGCGTCTATGTGGTTCTCGTACATGATCATCTACTTCCATCAGGTGAAAAGTTTCAACAACGGTCTGGCAGGAGATCTCGTCCTGATCGGACAGATCAGTGATGCCATATTTACGCCATTCATAGGATATGAATCTGACCGTGTCAAGGGATGTTTCAATATGGGGAAGCGGAAAACATGGCATTTCATag GGACCCTTTGTGTAGCCCTTAGCTTCCCGTTCCTGTTTGTGGGCTGTATAACATGTGATGATGCGCAGGACATTCCACAGTTTATGTACTACGCCCCGTTTGTAGTGATATTCCAGTTTGGCTGGGCTGCGACTCAGATAAACCACCTCTCCCTCATCCCGGACCTCACAGACTGCCAGAATGAGAGGACGGGCCTCAATGGATCCAG ATACGCGTTTACTGTGCTGTCCAACATAGTAGTGTACGGTATCGCTTGGCTGATCTTCGACCTCGGCCAATCCGGGTCTGATAAACTCTCATTTGAGGACAAGGAGAAATTCAGG CTGTTGGTGCTGATAGTGGTGGGGATCGGGGTGCTGTTCAGTGTGATATTCCACATAGGTGTAAGGGAACACCCCAAGGAGTACCGGGAGCATGGAGACTCCTTCTCAAGCACAACGAATCTCTCGTCTCTCGAGAAGTCAACGCTGAAAAAACTGTCTATGTCCTGGAAATGCTGGCTAAAGGAACATCAATTCTACCAG gtTGCACTGATATATATGTCCACCCGTCTAGTGGTCAATGTTTCACAAGTATACCTGCCCATGTACATCACAGAAACCATCATGATGGACAAG GATTCCATAGCAATTATACCATTGATTGTGTATGTCAGTGGGTTCGTGACATCATTAGCCATGAAGTATACCAACAAATTGTTTGGAAGAAAG ATGACATATTTGATGGGTATCGTCTTCACAGCAGGGGCCAGTGTGGCATTTTACCTGCTGCCCCAGGGGAGCAAACTTGTGTATTTGCCAGCTGTTCTTAGTGGTATAGGAGGATCTACCATGCTAGTTACCTCCCTTGCCATGACTGCAGATCTGATTAAGGACAACACT GAAAGCAGTGCTTTTGTGTATGGTGCCATGAGTTTTACAGACAAACTGTCCAATGGTGCCGCCATCGCTATCATTCAACAACTCCATCCATGTCCTGA CAGGCACACTTTCAAACAATATCCATGGAACACTGG AGGGTGCTGCCCGGCGTGTGTGGAGTACTTCCGGTCAGTGATGACATGGGTCCCTGGAGGATTTGCAACCCTGGCATTCATCGCCCTTATGACATTACTGCCTCAAACTCTCGGCCATCGTAGCAAACAAG CAGTATTGAAACCTGTACTTAGCCGCAATAAAAACAGGGAAATAATGGTGAACGGTAATGGAACCAGGGACTGTATTGTTCCGGATGCCAGTTATGAAA AGGTGGAAGAAATTGGCTATATTTCAGAAGAGGAAGAAAATTGCTATAATTCAGAAAAGGCAGAAAATGGCTATATTTCAGGAAAAGCAGAAAATTCAACTGTTTCTAAAGAGGCAGAAAATGGCTCTATTTCAGAAACAGCAGAAAATTGCTATAATTCAGAAAAGgaagaaaatgtttgtatcTCAAAAGAGGCAGAAAATGGCTCTATTTCAGAAACGGCAGAAAATTGCTATAATtcagaaaaagaagaaaatggaTGTATTTCAGAAGAAGCAAGAAATGGCTATATTTCAGAAGAGGCAATAAATGGTTCTATTTCAGGAGAGGCAAGAAATGGCTCTATTTCAGAAGATGCAGGAAACATGGAGGCAAGAAATAGCTTAATTTCAGAAGATGCAGGAAATGAAGAGGCAAGAAATGGCTATATTTCAGAAGAGGCAAGAAATGGCTCTATTTCAGAAGAGGCAAGAAATGGCTTAATTTCAGAAGAGGTAGGAAATGAAGAGGAAAGAAATGCCAATATTCCAAAAGAGGCAGAAAATGGCTTTATTTCAGAACAGGCAGGAAATGGCTAA
- the LOC128228137 gene encoding major facilitator superfamily domain-containing protein 12-like isoform X4, protein MSEKTPLLGGKGGGRLSMGQKFAYSVGHVLNDLTASMWFSYMIIYFHQVKSFNNGLAGDLVLIGQISDAIFTPFIGYESDRVKGCFNMGKRKTWHFIGTLCVALSFPFLFVGCITCDDAQDIPQFMYYAPFVVIFQFGWAATQINHLSLIPDLTDCQNERTGLNGSRYAFTVLSNIVVYGIAWLIFDLGQSGSDKLSFEDKEKFRLLVLIVVGIGVLFSVIFHIGVREHPKEYREHGDSFSSTTNLSSLEKSTLKKLSMSWKCWLKEHQFYQVALIYMSTRLVVNVSQVYLPMYITETIMMDKDSIAIIPLIVYVSGFVTSLAMKYTNKLFGRKMTYLMGIVFTAGASVAFYLLPQGSKLVYLPAVLSGIGGSTMLVTSLAMTADLIKDNTESSAFVYGAMSFTDKLSNGAAIAIIQQLHPCPDRHTFKQYPWNTGGCCPACVEYFRSVMTWVPGGFATLAFIALMTLLPQTLGHRSKQAAVLKPVLSRNKNREIMVNGNGTRDCIVPDASYEKVEEIGYISEEEENCYNSEKAENGYISGKAENSTVSKEAENGSISETAENCYNSEKEENVCISKEAENGSISETAENCYNSEKEENGCISEEARNGYISEEAINGSISGEARNGSISEDAGNMEARNSLISEDAGNEEARNGYISEEARNGSISEEARNGLISEEVGNEEERNANIPKEAENGFISEQAGNG, encoded by the exons ATGTCAGAGAAGACTCCATTATTGGGGGGAAAGGGTGGTGGCCGCCTGTCAATGGGTCAGAAATTTGCGTACAGCGTGGGACACGTGTTGAATGATCTCACAGCGTCTATGTGGTTCTCGTACATGATCATCTACTTCCATCAGGTGAAAAGTTTCAACAACGGTCTGGCAGGAGATCTCGTCCTGATCGGACAGATCAGTGATGCCATATTTACGCCATTCATAGGATATGAATCTGACCGTGTCAAGGGATGTTTCAATATGGGGAAGCGGAAAACATGGCATTTCATag GGACCCTTTGTGTAGCCCTTAGCTTCCCGTTCCTGTTTGTGGGCTGTATAACATGTGATGATGCGCAGGACATTCCACAGTTTATGTACTACGCCCCGTTTGTAGTGATATTCCAGTTTGGCTGGGCTGCGACTCAGATAAACCACCTCTCCCTCATCCCGGACCTCACAGACTGCCAGAATGAGAGGACGGGCCTCAATGGATCCAG ATACGCGTTTACTGTGCTGTCCAACATAGTAGTGTACGGTATCGCTTGGCTGATCTTCGACCTCGGCCAATCCGGGTCTGATAAACTCTCATTTGAGGACAAGGAGAAATTCAGG CTGTTGGTGCTGATAGTGGTGGGGATCGGGGTGCTGTTCAGTGTGATATTCCACATAGGTGTAAGGGAACACCCCAAGGAGTACCGGGAGCATGGAGACTCCTTCTCAAGCACAACGAATCTCTCGTCTCTCGAGAAGTCAACGCTGAAAAAACTGTCTATGTCCTGGAAATGCTGGCTAAAGGAACATCAATTCTACCAG gtTGCACTGATATATATGTCCACCCGTCTAGTGGTCAATGTTTCACAAGTATACCTGCCCATGTACATCACAGAAACCATCATGATGGACAAG GATTCCATAGCAATTATACCATTGATTGTGTATGTCAGTGGGTTCGTGACATCATTAGCCATGAAGTATACCAACAAATTGTTTGGAAGAAAG ATGACATATTTGATGGGTATCGTCTTCACAGCAGGGGCCAGTGTGGCATTTTACCTGCTGCCCCAGGGGAGCAAACTTGTGTATTTGCCAGCTGTTCTTAGTGGTATAGGAGGATCTACCATGCTAGTTACCTCCCTTGCCATGACTGCAGATCTGATTAAGGACAACACT GAAAGCAGTGCTTTTGTGTATGGTGCCATGAGTTTTACAGACAAACTGTCCAATGGTGCCGCCATCGCTATCATTCAACAACTCCATCCATGTCCTGA CAGGCACACTTTCAAACAATATCCATGGAACACTGG AGGGTGCTGCCCGGCGTGTGTGGAGTACTTCCGGTCAGTGATGACATGGGTCCCTGGAGGATTTGCAACCCTGGCATTCATCGCCCTTATGACATTACTGCCTCAAACTCTCGGCCATCGTAGCAAACAAG CAGCAGTATTGAAACCTGTACTTAGCCGCAATAAAAACAGGGAAATAATGGTGAACGGTAATGGAACCAGGGACTGTATTGTTCCGGATGCCAGTTATGAAA AGGTGGAAGAAATTGGCTATATTTCAGAAGAGGAAGAAAATTGCTATAATTCAGAAAAGGCAGAAAATGGCTATATTTCAGGAAAAGCAGAAAATTCAACTGTTTCTAAAGAGGCAGAAAATGGCTCTATTTCAGAAACAGCAGAAAATTGCTATAATTCAGAAAAGgaagaaaatgtttgtatcTCAAAAGAGGCAGAAAATGGCTCTATTTCAGAAACGGCAGAAAATTGCTATAATtcagaaaaagaagaaaatggaTGTATTTCAGAAGAAGCAAGAAATGGCTATATTTCAGAAGAGGCAATAAATGGTTCTATTTCAGGAGAGGCAAGAAATGGCTCTATTTCAGAAGATGCAGGAAACATGGAGGCAAGAAATAGCTTAATTTCAGAAGATGCAGGAAATGAAGAGGCAAGAAATGGCTATATTTCAGAAGAGGCAAGAAATGGCTCTATTTCAGAAGAGGCAAGAAATGGCTTAATTTCAGAAGAGGTAGGAAATGAAGAGGAAAGAAATGCCAATATTCCAAAAGAGGCAGAAAATGGCTTTATTTCAGAACAGGCAGGAAATGGCTAA
- the LOC128228137 gene encoding major facilitator superfamily domain-containing protein 12-like isoform X3, with amino-acid sequence MSEKTPLLGGKGGGRLSMGQKFAYSVGHVLNDLTASMWFSYMIIYFHQVKSFNNGLAGDLVLIGQISDAIFTPFIGYESDRVKGCFNMGKRKTWHFIGTLCVALSFPFLFVGCITCDDAQDIPQFMYYAPFVVIFQFGWAATQINHLSLIPDLTDCQNERTGLNGSRYAFTVLSNIVVYGIAWLIFDLGQSGSDKLSFEDKEKFRLLVLIVVGIGVLFSVIFHIGVREHPKEYREHGDSFSSTTNLSSLEKSTLKKLSMSWKCWLKEHQFYQVALIYMSTRLVVNVSQVYLPMYITETIMMDKDSIAIIPLIVYVSGFVTSLAMKYTNKLFGRKMTYLMGIVFTAGASVAFYLLPQGSKLVYLPAVLSGIGGSTMLVTSLAMTADLIKDNTESSAFVYGAMSFTDKLSNGAAIAIIQQLHPCPDRHTFKQYPWNTGGCCPACVEYFRSVMTWVPGGFATLAFIALMTLLPQTLGHRSKQAVLKPVLSRNKNREIMVNGNGTRDCIVPDASYESEDGEHEVEEIGYISEEEENCYNSEKAENGYISGKAENSTVSKEAENGSISETAENCYNSEKEENVCISKEAENGSISETAENCYNSEKEENGCISEEARNGYISEEAINGSISGEARNGSISEDAGNMEARNSLISEDAGNEEARNGYISEEARNGSISEEARNGLISEEVGNEEERNANIPKEAENGFISEQAGNG; translated from the exons ATGTCAGAGAAGACTCCATTATTGGGGGGAAAGGGTGGTGGCCGCCTGTCAATGGGTCAGAAATTTGCGTACAGCGTGGGACACGTGTTGAATGATCTCACAGCGTCTATGTGGTTCTCGTACATGATCATCTACTTCCATCAGGTGAAAAGTTTCAACAACGGTCTGGCAGGAGATCTCGTCCTGATCGGACAGATCAGTGATGCCATATTTACGCCATTCATAGGATATGAATCTGACCGTGTCAAGGGATGTTTCAATATGGGGAAGCGGAAAACATGGCATTTCATag GGACCCTTTGTGTAGCCCTTAGCTTCCCGTTCCTGTTTGTGGGCTGTATAACATGTGATGATGCGCAGGACATTCCACAGTTTATGTACTACGCCCCGTTTGTAGTGATATTCCAGTTTGGCTGGGCTGCGACTCAGATAAACCACCTCTCCCTCATCCCGGACCTCACAGACTGCCAGAATGAGAGGACGGGCCTCAATGGATCCAG ATACGCGTTTACTGTGCTGTCCAACATAGTAGTGTACGGTATCGCTTGGCTGATCTTCGACCTCGGCCAATCCGGGTCTGATAAACTCTCATTTGAGGACAAGGAGAAATTCAGG CTGTTGGTGCTGATAGTGGTGGGGATCGGGGTGCTGTTCAGTGTGATATTCCACATAGGTGTAAGGGAACACCCCAAGGAGTACCGGGAGCATGGAGACTCCTTCTCAAGCACAACGAATCTCTCGTCTCTCGAGAAGTCAACGCTGAAAAAACTGTCTATGTCCTGGAAATGCTGGCTAAAGGAACATCAATTCTACCAG gtTGCACTGATATATATGTCCACCCGTCTAGTGGTCAATGTTTCACAAGTATACCTGCCCATGTACATCACAGAAACCATCATGATGGACAAG GATTCCATAGCAATTATACCATTGATTGTGTATGTCAGTGGGTTCGTGACATCATTAGCCATGAAGTATACCAACAAATTGTTTGGAAGAAAG ATGACATATTTGATGGGTATCGTCTTCACAGCAGGGGCCAGTGTGGCATTTTACCTGCTGCCCCAGGGGAGCAAACTTGTGTATTTGCCAGCTGTTCTTAGTGGTATAGGAGGATCTACCATGCTAGTTACCTCCCTTGCCATGACTGCAGATCTGATTAAGGACAACACT GAAAGCAGTGCTTTTGTGTATGGTGCCATGAGTTTTACAGACAAACTGTCCAATGGTGCCGCCATCGCTATCATTCAACAACTCCATCCATGTCCTGA CAGGCACACTTTCAAACAATATCCATGGAACACTGG AGGGTGCTGCCCGGCGTGTGTGGAGTACTTCCGGTCAGTGATGACATGGGTCCCTGGAGGATTTGCAACCCTGGCATTCATCGCCCTTATGACATTACTGCCTCAAACTCTCGGCCATCGTAGCAAACAAG CAGTATTGAAACCTGTACTTAGCCGCAATAAAAACAGGGAAATAATGGTGAACGGTAATGGAACCAGGGACTGTATTGTTCCGGATGCCAGTTATGAAAGTGAGGACGGTGAACATG AGGTGGAAGAAATTGGCTATATTTCAGAAGAGGAAGAAAATTGCTATAATTCAGAAAAGGCAGAAAATGGCTATATTTCAGGAAAAGCAGAAAATTCAACTGTTTCTAAAGAGGCAGAAAATGGCTCTATTTCAGAAACAGCAGAAAATTGCTATAATTCAGAAAAGgaagaaaatgtttgtatcTCAAAAGAGGCAGAAAATGGCTCTATTTCAGAAACGGCAGAAAATTGCTATAATtcagaaaaagaagaaaatggaTGTATTTCAGAAGAAGCAAGAAATGGCTATATTTCAGAAGAGGCAATAAATGGTTCTATTTCAGGAGAGGCAAGAAATGGCTCTATTTCAGAAGATGCAGGAAACATGGAGGCAAGAAATAGCTTAATTTCAGAAGATGCAGGAAATGAAGAGGCAAGAAATGGCTATATTTCAGAAGAGGCAAGAAATGGCTCTATTTCAGAAGAGGCAAGAAATGGCTTAATTTCAGAAGAGGTAGGAAATGAAGAGGAAAGAAATGCCAATATTCCAAAAGAGGCAGAAAATGGCTTTATTTCAGAACAGGCAGGAAATGGCTAA